In Planococcus citri chromosome 4, ihPlaCitr1.1, whole genome shotgun sequence, the genomic window GACTATATCTAAAACTACAGGCGGTGATATCAAtgaaagctggaattttggtACGTTGAAATACCAATTTTCTAAAGCTGGTGGTAGATTTCCCAATGCTGGTTGGAGCAATGGTAAATCAAATGATAAAATGTTAAGACAGTATCATCGATACATTGATGCTTGGTGTGATGCAAACAATTTCCTAATCAAACGAGAATATTGCGTCgtttataataaaatataatattgcATAAGCATAAATCAAGGAATTGTTATCCACTTCAAGatgaaacttgtaaaaaatagtAGATAAGTACACCTAGATTCTAATAAAACAATAATACGTTAATACCTTAAGTATTTAATAAAACCCATTgcatttgaaatgattttatgtCTTCATTGAATGAAGGATACGGAGAAAGcgagaaaaaattgagcaatcgATGTGAGCCTTTTCAGAACAACACTGCTCATTTAGAAATTTGACTTTCAGGTCAATATTAATCAAGTTTCAAATCGAACTaccagctgaaaaaatttcagcatgagGGAAGAGTGAGTTTAAAAAGCAATTGGTTTCGTTGATGACACCGCGAAATTTTCTATAAAGGTTGAAACCTAATTTTTGAGCTTCTTGTCTTGaggattgaatttttattttgaaaggttgtaccTACCAAGAAAAATCACAGAATATGGAgtcaattttcgtttttggaATCGTCAGTGATTTTCTCAAATAGTTCGCTAAATTTGTTGGTTCAGTGAACAACCAAGCATACTCATACTTATCACTGATTCAAATCCCAGGAGAAGTTTCAGATTTGAATCAGTAGAAAGAATTAAAAATGTGAGCATAAATCGATAGAAGAGGCCTCAAGAACACTCAAtcctaatttttattcaaatctgcttggaaagaatttttttcaaaaccaaaaaatctaaaagctCGTCGCAATCTTTACGTGTTTAAAACAGCTCAAACCCACCCCGAATTGATTTGGAGGATCATTCTACATActtaagaaaattttaaactatgTAATTGATCGACTATCCGAAGTCAATTGAGGCAGAGAAATGTCGTACACCCGAAATAGTCAGgcaatagatttttttgaattttcactttaaaGTCGTGACATGaagagaattttgaatatgcctTTATAATGCGGTGAAACGATGTAAAagcactcaatttttttgtattttttggtcatttgtcTATTAAAATGAAGATAATgttctaaaaaatataaaatattgcgcaaaaaattcaaaaagccaattttgaaaaaattaatttcaaattttgccattaGGTACTCCACGGAAGagtaaacgaaaaattgaaattttaaaaattgaatcgattcgtagcgtattccaatttgaaaaattgtagagtAGTCTCAAGAAGTTACTTTCtattttgaagtaggtaataTCTTTCAAATTAGATTaccaaaatcatttgaatttttatcttttttttaaaacgtaggtaggtacctatttatatgaGATCCACTTATCAGTTACACgtgtagtttgaaattttcttgagTAGAATGATCCTACAAATCAATTCGTGGTGGTTTTGAGCTGTTTTAAACACGTAAAGATTTCGGCGagcttttagattttttggttttgaaaaaattattttaaattatattcTCTTCCATTTTTGAAGCACTCGTATTGTAAACAACTTTCGAAATAAGAAGTTCTATTCTTTCGGTAATTTTTCAGATtcttcatgaaatttgaaaatttaaaaaaacaaagtctgtttttaaaaaagtaccaacTGAATGCAGCATCGATAGAAAGAATGATAGGTATAGCCCTACTCccgttttcaaaacattgaacgAGCGgtcttgaattttaaatatttcccAAGAAGTCTCTTCTCTACTttacagtgaaaaatttttacgttttgcAGCTTTAATGcatacaatttttatttaaaaaatcacaatcatctcaaaaattttataatttaaaacttCTTCGATCAACTGCTATCCTtctctacaaaaatggaaacttGATTTCCTTCATTTAAAACCATGCACATAGGAAATGAACCAACCTCATTTTACATACAATAAGCACCAACCTAACCTTCGCATTTCTTAGTTCATTACGACCGCTTGACTTTCTACAAGGTAACCTTAATCAAGAAAATCTGTTTCTTAGAAAACGCTAGCAATTTAAAAGATGGATTACAGCCTGGCAGAACAATAATTACTACATAACAATACCATAAAATTGCAACTTCATTAACTAATGGGGAAATGGCCCATCATCAGACTATACTGAAACATATTTTGCAAATATGTTGACTTAACTCTTAAGTATATATACTTATTTCCATAGATTTCATATCAGTTCCTTATTCTATGAGCAGAAAATTTCTCGACAACAGTCAATCATATCGGTGAgttttttcgagtaattttttcgcttttctatCACAGACTTTTGAAATTCCATCAATAGCACTTTATAATCTTATTCAAATGTTCCTCTCATCAGTCGATGCGATATTTCTTCAGCTGGTTGGCTCCATTCGGCTACTCGATAcctatagatttttaaaataatgaaatgataCAATTCgttaatgagaaaattttgcaataatttcagGTGATGATCTATCAACATGGTCAGTAAATCTTTAATAATTATCGCCTTTCTGCTGTGTGCAATTCTAGGTAGGTAAACTAACATTACGAAGTTTGAGAAAACTTATACATATATATACATACAAGGTTTGTTTAATACCCTTCTTGTGTCTTCTAGACTTTAATAATGCAGTAGATAGTTCTATATTTGAAGGTGAGTAACTTGGTTTCTTCCCTTGCTAAACGTAACCCTCATTATTTACCTGTAGCTGAAATCAGTGACTTAaatcatagaaatacattttcagACGAGGAAGATTACGAGTCATCTGGAAGCGAAGGAGATGAAGacggtaaatttttaaactcttAGTCACCTCTAATCATTCACATTGTACCATTGGTCATTTTTTAACCAATGTCTATTTTTGTAGATGTAGTGTATCCTTCCTTGAGCTGTTTGATTTTCGAAGACATCGGTTGCAACAGTCAATGCGTAGTGATCAGCGACGCCTTTGGTACAAAATCCACTGGAATTTGTAACGACGAAAACTTTTGCGAATGCAacgtcgaaaatgaaaattctttcgACGACGAAGATGCCggtaaattcatcaaaaatggtaaaCCAAACTTCACCGCtataaaaaaacacgtttccgacaaattaccaaaaactctGAAATCCGCCGATATCAAAGACTTATCAGTGCTAAAATATAGACCAATTTTACTCGATATTCTCAAGGAAGCCGAGAACGATTCCGAAGCTTTTGACCAACTAGCACTCGACATTCGTCGcaccaaaaataaatctttGGGCGATGTTCTAAGCCAATACctgaagaaaaataaactcaaagAACCAATGGAAAACATACAGAACCAACTCAGCGTAGCCGATATCATGGCATACTACGTAGTTGACGAGTTAGTCAAGAAAGTGgacggaaaaaattccatcaaaagaGTTAACACGTCTGCCAGAAGACCTGCTACAAAGAAGGGAAAAACTTCGCCTGAGAAAGTAGTCAACTATGAAAGAATCTCACCATCCATGGAAGCAAGTAAGACACCTGCCAACAAAACAGGTAATCCTTCCTCAATGAAAGATCGTTTCACGCTCGAAGACTTCGACCAAAGTCAACTGAAAGGCTATGGATTACTGAATAAGAACTGGAAAGGAGCTGGATACAAAGTAAGCTATCAAAGAAGCCGCAAAGGTGACATAAATTTAAACTGGACCAAAGGCCAGGACCAAGTGAGTATACAATGGTATGCCACAAAAGACGTCAATCAGACTTGGAACTTCCAAAACGAAAACGTTAGCGTGACTATATCTAAAACTGCAGACGGTGATATCAAtgaaagctggaattttggtATGGTGAAATACCAATTTTCTAAATCCGGCGGTAAATTTCCCAATGCTAATTGGAGCAGTGGTAAATCAAGTgataatactcgtatgttaAGACAGTATCATCGATATATTGATTCTTGGTGTGAGGCAAACAATTTCCTCATCATACGAGAATATTGCGtcatttataataaaatatgaTTGCATAAGCATAAATCAATAAATTGTTACCTATCCACTTTAAGATGAAACGTGCAAAAAATAGTAGATACCTTATTCAATAATAAGTATACCCATTGCAAGTGAAATAATTTCTGCGACTTGACTCATGAACTCATAAAAAGGcgaggaaaaaattgagcaatcgATGTGAGCCTTCTCAGAACAACAGCTCATTCATTTAGAAAATCAACTTTCAGGACAATATCAATTAAGTTTCAAATCGAACTACCTGCTTAAAAAAAACCAGCATGAGGAAACAGGGAGTTTTAAAAAGCAATCTGTTACATTAACGACGTCGCGAAATTTTCCAATAAGgctgaaacaaaatttttgagcttcttaTCTTGAGGATTAAATTAGAATAATGAAACGCTGGGTATACCGTCCAAAAGGTGCTCGATGGTACGATGCTTCACACgatcgttttttcattttaataattgggtgaatcaagttgaaaaagaaaaaatcgaatcaaaaattcacagaaaaatttcatacattagatagatacctactcattttgaaatcaaaGAGTTTCAAGCTTAAGGAACCTTCAGAAGAAATTACGTTCCACTGCTGAGCCACAATGACCAAACGAGAACAgtcgatgataattttttcgaaattttgacgAGATGGTgctaatttgcaaaattttgcgtCTAATCAAGCAGTACTTGACTACAAATTACAAAACGTGGCACCCATTTCATTCACACAACTGCGCTACCTCAATATTACTTCACAATAGAATTTTTCACAAGGTGACCTCAATCAAAAACTTGATATTTATGAAGGAATTTGGTGCTATTTTAAAcgcgtacctacttatttatagAACAACAATTGTTGTCACCGAAGTTCACCAACTCACACATTTGAATGAAgctacaaaatttgaaaattcatcatcttgTAAAATCAGGCAGGTATCTCTTGTTTCTAGGAGTGGTGCCTGCTACATGAAATTGAAGAATCATCATTTCCTGCCTCCGTGTCTCATGTACATGTTGAAAAGAACGTAAAAGACAGGAGACATTCTTAAATTCTTCGGTTAATTGTTGGGTCTTCCAATAGTTtaatacctacaattttcacTCGTCAAAATCAactcttgttttctttttcagacGGACATATTTGACaacatgttcaaaataagtcctctGCCCACGATTTTGGCATGCAGCATATTCGGCATTATTACCAGAGAGAAAGTAGCTTTCGCGCATTATATGATAGAGATTGACGATTCGCCATCCGAAAGTAGGTGAAATCTCAACTACCTACCATATTCATAAAATCACAATCCCTATTAATATATTGTTTTCACATCACAGGCGTTCATAAATCCTTGCTGAGCTGTGCAGTTTTCCAGAACATAGGCTGTGACTTGCAATGTTTCATTGTCACAGCAGCTTATGGAAGATTGGGAGCAGGTATTTGCGACGAAGATGATTTTTGCTCTTGTACATTCACCATAGATCCAACTCTGCGAGGTTTATGGAATGAGAAATTTGATTTCTCTACCGCTAATAtcctgaagaaaattgaaaagaactcGGAACTAGCTAGTAAGGTTCACGAGGTACTTGAAATGCCATTTCGAACGAGTGTGGAATCCATGAACGATTTAAAATCATATTTATCCAAAGAGGAATACGACCAACTCCAAATTTACGATAAAAGCCCAGCGATGAAGATGGCTTACCAACTTGGATATCTCAATGAGGGCGAAATGAAAGCATACGTTACCGAACAATTAAACAGCGAACTCAAATTATCTGTCGAAGAGAAATTATCAGCCATCAACTATGAAAATGTTTTAGTCCAGGCTCTCGCCAAAGCTAAAACCCAATCGGAAGAGCGTTTTAAACAACTTGTTCACGAAGTTCGTCAAACTGGCGATAAATCTCTGGAAAGAATCGTCTCCAAATACTTGA contains:
- the LOC135845019 gene encoding uncharacterized protein LOC135845019, with the protein product MVSKSLIIIAFLLCAILDFNNAVDSSIFEDEEDYESSGSEGDEDDVVYPSLSCLIFEDIGCNSQCVVISDAFGTKSTGICNDENFCECNVENENSFDDEDAGKFIKNGKPNFTAIKKHVSDKLPKTLKSADIKDLSVLKYRPILLDILKEAENDSEAFDQLALDIRRTKNKSLGDVLSQYLKKNKLKEPMENIQNQLSVADIMAYYVVDELVKKVDGKNSIKRVNTSARRPATKKGKTSPEKVVNYERISPSMEASKTPANKTGNPSSMKDRFTLEDFDQSQLKGYGLLNKNWKGAGYKVSYQRSRKGDINLNWTKGQDQVSIQWYATKDVNQTWNFQNENVSVTISKTADGDINESWNFGMVKYQFSKSGGKFPNANWSSGKSSDNTRMLRQYHRYIDSWCEANNFLIIREYCVIYNKI